The genomic segment GTATGGAGACAGCTATGATGACGCAGAAAGTCACGCCTATGAACTGGCGAAAGAAACTGGGCGCACATTCGTCCATGCCTTTGAAGACAACGAGATCATAGCAGGGCAGGGAACGGCAGCCCTGGAAGCTCTTTTGGAAGAGCCGGATTTTGACGTCATTCTCGTACCTGCTGGTGGTGGCGGGTTAATTTGCGGGGTGGCCCTCGCAGCAAAGGCAATCAATCCGGATGTACAGGTGATTGGGATTCAGACACATGCGTCTCCGCCATGGTACTACTCGTTCCGTGAAAAGCGGTTGGCTGATGTGGTATACAGTGATTCGCTCGCAGACGGTCTTCATGGGGGAATTACACAAGGGAATCTGGACTTGGCCCTGCTGATCGTCGATGACTTCCTGATCGTAGAGGAAGAACATGTTGCCCAAGCCATGAGCTGGCTGGCAAAGGAGCATCATCTGATGGTGGAAGGCTCAGGCGCGGTCGGTGTTGCTGCTCTCATGCAAGGAACTGTACCCGAACTGGCAGGGAAAAAGGTGCTGACGATTGTAAGCGGCAGTAATGTAGATGCTGGCAAGCTGGCGGGGATCATAGGGAAGCACGCATAGGATATCGGTTGAACATAGAGCCACTCTCGGCTACACTTTTTCTAACAAAGGTTGTTCAAAAAGCCGACTTTTTGAACACGCACTTGCACGAAGAAATGGTGTCGTTCGGTGAGGAGTGGAAAATCAACCATGGAGTTACGCAATCTGAAGACATTTCAGGTCGTTGCCGAGCATTTGAACTTGACGAAGGCTGCGGAGCAACTCGGATACAGCCAGCCTACGATTACGCTCCAGATTCAAGCGTTGGAGCGGGAGCTGGGTCATCCTTTGCTCAATCGGGTAGGCAAGCGCACGTTTTTGACACCGGCCGGAAAAATAGTGAAGCAGCATACGGATCAGCTTTTCTACGTTTTGCAGCACATGGCGGAAGGGCTCAATCACTTAGACATGCCTGTAGGTCCGCTGATTGTGGCGGCTCCAGAGTTTTATTGCATCCAATACATGCCCCAAATTTTGAAAGCGTACGTGGAGACTCATCCGCAGGTCAATCTGCAGGTGATTTCTTGCACCAGTCAGGAGGCATTGAAAAAAATCCAAGCCCACGAAGCGGATATTGGGATCATTGCGGGCACCACCGCACAACCAGGTATTCATTCCAGCGTCGTGGACTTGGAACAATTCACCTTGATCGCTTCTCCTGATTTGATGAAGGAAAAAACACTGGCAGACGCACTCGTGACCTTCCCTTTTTTGTCCTATCAGGAGGGGTGCAATCTCGATGAATTTATTACCCAATGCCTGTTGGAGTTAAACTACATCCCGCCCTCTGTCATAAAATGCAGCAGCGAAGAAACAATCAAACGATCCGTCCTGAATCAAACGGGTATAGCATTGCTCAGTAAGGTTCTGGTGGAAAAAGAGCTGCGAACAGGCGAACTGATCGAGCTGTACCGCTTTTCCAAGAAAGCTGAAACATCGCTGGTCAGTCTGGAGCGCCGACGAGAAGAACCTGCAATCCAAAGCTTCATGGAACTGGTCAAAGACGTATGGTTATCCGTAAGAGAAGAGTAAGAGTAATGGCAAGGGGCTGTCTAAGAAGTCCCTCAAAAGTAAAGAAGCTGGGAAAAAGGTTTCGTTT from the Brevibacillus brevis genome contains:
- a CDS encoding threonine ammonia-lyase, with the translated sequence MSLSVSFLDIVKAHKNLKGQVIHTPLLSSPALSAIANADVWMKLECHQKTGSFKARGALNKIASLTNEELARGVITASAGNHAQGVAYAASLRGVSALIVVPKTAPETKKAGIKRYGAELVVYGDSYDDAESHAYELAKETGRTFVHAFEDNEIIAGQGTAALEALLEEPDFDVILVPAGGGGLICGVALAAKAINPDVQVIGIQTHASPPWYYSFREKRLADVVYSDSLADGLHGGITQGNLDLALLIVDDFLIVEEEHVAQAMSWLAKEHHLMVEGSGAVGVAALMQGTVPELAGKKVLTIVSGSNVDAGKLAGIIGKHA
- a CDS encoding LysR family transcriptional regulator; translated protein: MELRNLKTFQVVAEHLNLTKAAEQLGYSQPTITLQIQALERELGHPLLNRVGKRTFLTPAGKIVKQHTDQLFYVLQHMAEGLNHLDMPVGPLIVAAPEFYCIQYMPQILKAYVETHPQVNLQVISCTSQEALKKIQAHEADIGIIAGTTAQPGIHSSVVDLEQFTLIASPDLMKEKTLADALVTFPFLSYQEGCNLDEFITQCLLELNYIPPSVIKCSSEETIKRSVLNQTGIALLSKVLVEKELRTGELIELYRFSKKAETSLVSLERRREEPAIQSFMELVKDVWLSVREE